The genomic interval TTCCATTCACCAGATGGAAAATGAAGATGGGACACGGCTTAAGAGCCAGGACTCAGAAGAGAAAAGGATCAGCCGAACAACTCTGTTGGACAGCGGGGAAGATTTCGAGATGCTAGAAGAAGGTGACGATGGAGCGGACGACGATCTCCCCCCTTTAGACGATGCGGGTGGTGGAAAGACAGAAAGTCACCAGGCCAATAAAACAAGCACAGACCCCAGTCATTCTCCACCCCAAGAGGAATGGCTGGATGTTTTGGGTATATGATTTTATACCTGCATATAAAACGTAGGCTGCATTCTCCATGAGAGATTCTGTTTCcaataataaaatgcataatgTTCTGTGATGTTTACACGCAAACCTAGGAAATGAGCAGCTGAGAAAGAAAGTTTTAGAAGCGGGCTCTGGTCCTGACAGCAAACCTCGGAGGGGCCAAATTGTCACCATTAACCTTAAAACCACTCTGATTGACGGATCTACAGTCGAGGACAAGTCCAACATCTCTTTCACGCTTGGCGATGGTGATGTCATTcaggtatattttatttttggagtGGAATTTTAGGTCTCAAGCTTGTTTGTGAGGCTCAGAGATGTGCATCATGCTCTGTTTACCAcatactgtgtgtttttttttgttgtttgtttgtttttatttatttatttagttttttttttaatgtcatgttGCTTTTTTCAGGCATTGGATCTCACTGTACAGTTAATGGAGATTGGTGAAAAGGCTCTTGTTGAAGCAGGGTCCAAATATGCATACGGTGCACTGGGGAGGTGAGTGATGACCTCAGTCTAGTGATTACACAGACCTGCCCTCCATTAGGACTTATGTAAAGCACAAAACttattgataataataacatgaaATTGCAATTTTCTTTCTGAATTCTGTACACTGGGTTTTACAGTAACCACAAGGCAAACATCGGGCTCCTAATCACGCTGTGGTTACTGTGAACATGTAAAATATATCACTTAAGCTTACTTTGTGGAATCGATTCTATCAAAAATGGTCCATTTTTACATCTCCAATCCTCTTTACTTTCCATACTGGGGCTACAAGTTTTGCTTCTTTATTGTTGGCCAGtctgtgtatataaaattcattctgtgtttttttttcacctttgcATTATAGAGCAGCACTcgtatgaaatatgaaataatatttttattgcatGTTCAGTATTTTGATAGGGAGGTTATGAGCAATGATCCCTCTCCTCAGGCCCTGTTAGGCTTGGAATGCATAAGCGATGAACATCGGGGCCCATGGACCAAGTACTGTACATTGTCTTCTTCACTAATAACATGTGATGGGAGCAAAAGACTCCATTAAGGCCAGTTAAGCTGAAATGTAGTATACAATCTCACTCTGCTAATTTGTAAGTGGATTCTATTTACGGTCCTAGTTATTTAAAGACATGGCTGGCATAAGCCACTCAGATTTAAGCAGGCATTTGATTTGGTTTTAACTGTGGATTTAGACACAGCTCTTCctgagctcacacacagaccagatTGCATGACCCAAATCCCCTGAACTCCTGTAGCATCTCTTTTAAATCTGAGGCATGTGTTCACAGGCCCTTTTCAGAGCCACAAACCTGGAGTGATAGAAATGCATTTAGCAAATATTTTGTGAGTATATCATTGTTTAACAATATCCCCAAAGAGGTCTGCTGTACTGTAGCTCAGCAGAGTTGGTCTTGTCTTCACCTCCTGAGGTGCctgtggtttgttttgttttttttcaaaggACACTCTAAACCTAAACTTCTCCTTTCCTTAGGCTTTTGCTTCCGTAACTGCTTTTGCTTTAATCTTTGTGTCTTCTTTATACCTCTCGACTGAATCGGGAGAGCCCTCCACGTGCATTACTCTGAAAGCCCCGTTCTTCAGACTCGCAGCTTCCCTCCCCACTAACATCCATCAGTACATTCTAGTCTTCTGGCCGCTGTCCCAATGTCCACTAGACAAACTCCGAAGCTCCAAACTCCCAGGCCATCAGGAATATATGTGTGACTCCAGACTTAGCGCCAGGTCCTGTTTTTCTACACACTTTGTCTTATCTTTGCCCCTAATTTGTTAACAAAGCATAGGCTACTGTGTGCATTAAATCCTTAATGATCCATAGCCCTGATGCTCACTAAAgtacagtgttgtaatgtaacggagtacaaatacttcgttactgtacataagtagaaatttcaggtatctgtactttacttcgctatttaaatttatcaactttcacttttactccattacatttcctagataaaatgtatacttttactccgctatatttccactaagcatctttgttactcgttactacaaaataaaatcagaagaaatgtgtgcgactgcaataagggaggtttggcgaatcactgctcctagattgcggAGCCAAAGGGGTGTCCGGGGTGGCACTGAAcacccctgacatctgattggccacaccAGGTGCCAtcccgaatttttatttgatagcattggaagtttggtgatgattgacatctcatttcacctatcaaaagaagtcttcgtttgacGTTTGGTCGCAGCGCCGCTCAGCATTTCAAATCCGTCAATtaatgacaagaaagagttgagaggtagagaagaatactgtaacagactaatactgtaacatcaAATTTCagtaagttttgagattaaacatcaggatttagttttcgAGAAAAAAAATTCGAAAGTTAAGTTgctatataaattgacgttagacgctattaacagattaattagAAAAGAGAGATCGGttcgttccccagtttagccataatatacattactttgacatttgtgctagttatacacgtatacagtgcagtgtctgtgtgtaagtctttAACTGTTTAGCTAATATGAGGTAAGTAGTtttacagtgtcagtgtttaatgttgttattaaactatGTATCTGGTAATGTTACTCAAAAGATTACTGCAATTGCAGACAGCCTGTTAGCTATCATAAAGTTGATTAAAGTAGTCATTTAtgctgacattttattttaaagtgcaaTTACTATAGTGGGAGTTGTAGATAAAGttgagttttaatttaaaaaaatctgtatttgatgcttaaatgtattatatccaTGTGTCGTACTGCATTTTTATATagggtcaataaaaaaaatgaaaagaaaggcagagatatcagacttctttttaaagaagcaaacacatacagatcagGTGCAAACAGACCCAGTGCCTCtcatgcctaccgaaaatcactgaaaatgtactttttacttttacttcaaatacttaagtacattaaatatcagaaaattacttttgatacttaagtacagtatatatcagatactttaagacttttacttgattAATATTCCAAAAGGTAAGTTTCACTTCTatcaaagtctttttctagtacgatgcttgtacttttactcaagtattgctttctagtactttatacaacactgctaaAGTACACAAGCCCCATCTCACCGGCCAGTTCTCGGTCCATTAATGGAGCGCCTCTGCTGCAATCTTACTTTCACAACGTTCTACatgtcctggaaaacacattttGAAAAACATTGTTACACATTTTGTTAATGTAAGGTTGTTCTTAGCTGTAgcatttcattaataaattatctGCACAAATGAATCGCTACTTTAATGTTAGTCATTTTTATCGCTTATAGTACTTTATACATAAAAACGGTATAGAAaccagaaatgtaaaatgtcagaaattcaatgaataaaaagaaaaaaatcatttttaaactgtTCCAAAATATAACCATATAGATTAGCATGCCGTTATTTGTTAATCGTGTTATTATCGATCTCTTAGCTCTTGCTGGATATCGTTTGAGATGAGGAACATATTCACCGGTAAAGCAGCATGAACAGCCCCTGTGGTGGTAATTAAAgtcttgagacttgactcagccTTGCAGCTCAGAGACATGCCATGTGATTTGGCATTAAGTGGCTCATCAACAATTTGTGTAAGTACGTATATGTCTcccataattttttattaaatttttttttttttttttttttgctcattagCAGTTCCACTCCTGTTGTGCCCCCTAATGCTGATTTGATTCTGGAAGTGCATTTCCTGTCTGCTGTTGATGCTCCTGACCTGGAGCTTCTGCCTCCCTCTGAGAGGATCAGTCTGGCAAGCAGGAAACGAGAGCGGGGCAACTTTCACTACCAGCGTGGCGATTACGCATATGCTGTTAACTCCTACGGGATTGCCCTGCAGATAACGGAAGCAAGTTCGAAAGGTAAGAAGACAAAGGTTTAACGTCACAGAGAAGCTCGTCTGCAGGAAAGAGGAAGTGTTCGGTGTATAATGCATTTATTGTCCAAGACTGTAAACTGTGTCAACTTCAGCTTCTACTCTTCAACTTTGTGGAGTGTTTCTGTTATTACCTAATACAGAAGACATGTGGCATACGCAAAGTAAAGACAATAACTGCCGAAAAACTGCTTTAAACAAAGCACTGGAGCTTTATGCGAATTGAAAATGAGAGAATAAGGTAATAGGATGTAGTGCTTCTGTATAATTAGTGTACTTGGAAAGTGTaattatacagattttttttctccccgtgtaattttttttgttgcctatataaaaatgtattcatatgAAGACATATTTTCTCATGATGTTTGGAGTACAACAAAACCAAAATAGTGTTTTATATTCACCATTTAAACATAGCAGATATTATGCGCAAGGGGCCAACAACACGGCAGATCAGCCCCATAATGCAATATGGCAATAAACGGATTTGCACTCAAGGTCTGTGTCGCATCAGTCAACACGCCCACGTCACGATTTAAAATACATGGTCAGAAAAACACATAGTTATTCAGTCGGCACAATACGTAaagtcaaacacacatacaggccAAGAGAGAACAGTTCATTCACCAGAATGTTGGTAAAAATGTGCTGTTGGTGTGGTGTGTCTTTTCTCAAAGTATTGCAATGGCCTGGTTAATTCTGTCGTTTTTGCTACACGCTGAAACTGTTTGGGCTTGAGATCAAAATATGATTATATAACAGTCAGGGCCAATAAACGAAGCTAAATGAGCGAAGTTCCAGGAgtagttcagtgtgtgtacatCACTGTCTGTGTTCATGTAAATCTCCACTTCCTCACTCAAAACAGTTACTCCGGTAGAGTTGGTGGACACAACCAAAAACGCTGTTCAAATACGTaactcttcatttaaaaacatgaaagtTTATCCGTCATCAATGAAAAGATAGAAGGGATGCCTGACATGCTATAATGTAGGTGTGACTTCTTCAGGATTTATTTCTGCTAGCTGAACAAAAATAGACAgaagttttatatttagtttgaAATATCACTCCCTCgatgtctgttatttattttacctgtTGCATATGTATTTGTTGTATGCAACATCCCTCTCACAAATTGTGCAGTTATAATTAATATAGCTAGCATGAGACGTGATCTGTTTTTGTACTTTTGCTCACCACAATTGTGtggtgaagtgtttttttttaaatattttttaaacacatgtaaatgtaaatatcagatCTATCGTCttgtattcatttgtttgatCTTAAGCGCAAATGCCTTCAACGTGTcgtaaaataacaaaagaattGCCCTTTCTGTTCTAATATTTTCCCGACTGGACTATGAAATCTGATATGAAAACCTTCAGCATTTCAGCATAATATCGGTGCTGATACTAAAACGCCGCACCGGATTGGAAAGTCCACAAAAGTTAAAACTCGAAGAATTTGCAGTGGGTTTGCTCACTTATCTCGGATCAATACCATGTGGTCATGACCTGTTCTTGTTTGACCCCTTTTTGTTTCAGTGGACATCAGCCctcaggaagaagaagagctgCTGGACGTAAAGTTGAAATGCCTGAACAACATGGCGGCCGCTCAGCTCAAGCTGGAACACTATGAAGCTGCACTACGCTCTTGCGTCTCCGTTTTAGCTTACCAGCCAGACAACGTCAAAGCATTGTTTCGCCAGGGCAAGGTACCAGACTTTCAGGCACCTGTCCTCTTACATGGccgtaaatgtattaaatgtttttatacatcTGCTACTTTCCTTCATGTCTCCAGGTACTGGCACTACAAGGAGAATATTCTGACGCCATTAAAAGTTTGAAAAGAGCTTTAAAGTCTGATCCCAGTAACAAGGTAATGCCAACATGTCCAATTCTTCTCGTTACTAACTTGTACgccaaaaacattcaaaatgttATAGTTATGTACCTATAATGACTCCAACACTGTGTGGCAGAGGCATAAAAGACCAGACAAGTTTCCCTCAGCGAGAGCTTAAACTATTTGCATGGTCGCTCTCATTTAACAGAGaggttaaaggtagggtctccaatgtttgagaaatgcttcagaaaactgagttggtcgacaaacaaacaaaaatcaacaaacatgtagccaatgagcagaaaggggcgtgtcttgtcaatatgtggcacggagagtgttcagtgcgcatgtgtgacattagcagaaagtggttttaacattgacatggaggataaaaacaaagagagcaaaaaacaaaacaaacaaaggcttacgataaggcaagaagccagacccgtgttaatataggatcagctttccagcgctggagagaactgaacgtcttccgcatgaaacggagctaaacctttcacggtacaacacacagtactacaaaaacacatttgtattacaatagtattactcattgcgttcatttattgataaaaatatcccctcggccagctgccccagcaggttccatcataatacttgtctgggttatacttgggttatattttgttgctgtcgggcggaatcctcgtatctccaaaaccattatttctcaggaaattaaaaaaacgccgtattttttgagttattaaacattgtatcgttaaagttgttattataccttatattgctatcatatactgttgtgtaccaacattaacacaacattttcccaaagtcacgttttatcggagatacaagctttttATGACTTgagagcagggagatacgagattatgctgtcattgataagaatggtacggacacagacgtcgctgctgccagcagtgttcaataaagtctgcggtcacgttgagccttttgacaagagaaaaggcttcaatagttaaccaaagctaatgactgtagttacatacatcttcctaaactctattttaaaggtttaagagctataagtgatgcaatacaaaacacgataagctgattaggctgtctaataggtggaaattagtctaatctgctcgcaaacttacttTCGTGGCTCatgggtttctttctgcacagaagcattacagctatcaatttttaacaaaacagacctactcaaatgtatctaacctaattattttacttgttagtgtccaaaaatcagtgttttacatgcacagtgccaagagaggcattgtctataagtaggctgacttaaagtcagtaaaataataataaaaacaataatttaatagtggtatccaaaacattcaatttaattcaaatattatattataaaaaaacattttaaaacgtcaatgaacatgtataataagcagtaataaacagatatttaaaatacatcaataacacagataaacattgataaaatcatagttaaagggatagttcacccaaaaaatttaagttcaaattatcgtttcactacgttatacggcatgtttacgtataataacgaggcaaaaagccagccagcttgcttaaagtgatgagcatgacggttgaacataacggtttgccttgacattgtaagatacaatcctatcttatctgcagtgcacagggtttagtccgcgttgcagtggattgtcttgcgctaaattcctgtcctcagacgagcaccagaactagcgggggtcaagattttttttttctttgagccccacgaaaatcactttagatagcactttaagacgtgttgcttcgttgcgactcttaatcttgaggagaaatatgccgcgcagctctcccgcggagtgaagaagaggtggagttacgagatttctcagacatttgaagtgtccaatggagttaagagatttgtgttcaagctattttcaagactttagattggttaataacttgtaaaaataacagaccaacgtggggactgaccaatagcatcgatatgtgaaaaaatatgaaattgaccaaatttggacatacgaggtttccgcccgacagcgacgatttgtctgttgtatgtgtgggcggagctatcaaaacaggcgTGGGaaccatttgggttaggggcgtgtttgttttggtgatttaaaatgtcgacattggctttcaaacatcagagagaccccacctttaatgcaaagaatgacttatttattttagccaCCAGGAGGTAGTGCTGTAATCTTCCACTCTGGCCCAGTGTTGGAGCAGAGAGCCAtactgtcatgtcatgtcaccTCCTACGATCTTATTTCTCTCTAAAAATAGCAGGATCCCTTGCCCTACTTTGCTTAcacaggcagagaaagagatgtGCAGTGCAGTGCAACACACACTTGTGAATAGATTGACACCATTACTCTACCTGCCTGTTCTAACCGCCCATCTCATGTGTCTGACCCTTTTACAGGTTATTAACTCTGGCTATCGCTAATGAGTcggatcactttttttttttttttttttttttttttttgtactctcTGTTCCAAATAGTTTTAAGGGTTGTTGAGTTGTAACTGCTGGCCGTTGAAAAGCTTACGCAAAGCAAGCAAAAGAAAGTAAGTTGGAATTTTTAATTTCCCTGCATTATTTCGTATAGCCGTACAAACGAGGGTCCGGTCATTGCAATGTTAAAGTGGGAAAGGCCACGTAGCACCTCAGAAACCTTACACTAGACACACGGCTCACGTTAATGAACGTAGCAGCTGTAGAGGCGAGCCTGATGGAACATTCTCTACTTTTACACTCAGGAAATTCTGCCTATGAAAACACTTCCACGTCAGTGCTGTGTTTCTTACGCAGGGAACACGCCGTCTTATTGATCTTCCACATTTAAGGGGCTGTTCTTTTCTAGTTCCTTTATTCAAAATCAAGTTAACGGCTGTCCGGCAGATTTATTGGCAAGTTGTGAGATGTTCCAAATAGCTGGTGTGTCAGAGTGAGAGCAGACACATCAGCTGGCTTTTCACCACACGCACAAGAGAAAACCACACATTTTAACTGTCTCCTGTGCAGACTATCCACGCCGAGCTGTCGAAGCTGGTGAAGAAACACTCTGAACAGAAGGGTGCTGAGCAGGCGATGTACAAGAAGATGCTCGGAAACCCACCTGACATCGCTGTACAGAAGACCCACGCCAAGTCTTCATGGGTGTGTATGGCATCAAATACCTGTATTATCAGGGGTTAAGTTGGAGTTTAGCAGCCAAGGAGGCCCAGTTTCCTTCATAGATTCCAGCATTGTGGTTCCAACACCATGtaatttgtacaaaaaaaatcctcttgGTTTCTTGATTAAGGAGAACTGTATATGGCACGCTGGAGCTTGGACGCTTGGGTCCTGGCTTTAACgagatgtacagtattaaaATGAGATGCTTTGACCATCAGACCGATTCACAATATTTCTGCCCACGTCTCGTGCAGTTCCTTTCATTTGATTTGTTAGCCCCtgcccccaccccccacccccatagACCGCTCTGGTCTTCATTTTTGGTTTaatctttttaacaacagatgCAGTTCTGCAGTAGACCTACATAGCTGTTGGTTGTTTAAACAATCAATATAGCAGGACACACCCGGCCCATAATaaacacctgtcaatcaattgtatatttataatcacaccctccagtgtcacccatatgaggatgaggttcccctttgtgtctgtttcCTCTTGAGGTTTCTTCCTTTGGAGTTTCCTTTcctagggagtttttcctcacagtcacctgagtcaccccAGGCtcgctcattggggataaatacatacatgtttaaatacatctaatattaatcttgattttttgttttatattaatcttttataataacattttttgttttatgtttgttctgtaaagctgctttaagacaatgtctgttgttaagtgctatacaaataaaattgaatttgaatgcaGAAATGAACTTATCATTCTCAAACTAATCAATCTTTCCTTTTGTCTTCGTTCCCTACAGAGTATAAGCTGGAAGTGGTTGTTCGGTGCCACTGCAGTTGCTATCGGAGGTGTAGCCTTGTCAGTGGTCATCGCTGCTAGAAATTAAAGAGTTCAGGATGCCAGCTTTAACTCTATTTTAGCTACACGATCGACTGTTTATAGCGCTTTCTGTTTCCCGTCTCAGAATATAACTTATTAACGATTTACCGAAGATTCTTCAAATGCATGAAAGGTGATGAAGTGAATATGTGTGAAGTGATAAATTATTACATCTGACAAATGAGTAAACTTGCCATTTTGTTGTGAACATAAACTAGATCATCTAAAATTATTGTAATGTTTAGAGCCTCCAGTGCATAAAGTTGTATGTTTTCTACAGCTAATCACCTTCTTGGTTCTTATGTTATGTTTCTGAATCAGCAAGATCAGCTGTTTCTTGAGTAGCCAACATGTATGCTGCTAGTTTATTTTCCTACATGGTGAAAGTCGAAGCAAATGCATGGCCAAGGACAAAAAAACGTTATTTGCTTGTTGCAGTCATTTCTCCGGTGTTTAACAAACCTGtccagtgacttttttttttctttttttttcctttggacTCCGTTGCATTTAGGAGGGTTTACCTCACCTTTTTAAACTCTCTGACCAAACACTGTAAAGATTTTACAAAAAAGACCAaattgattttgatttttttatttctaaatatgtaatttatttttaagtatttcacttaatatgtttaatttttctGATGAATGATTGTGTAAATGGTTTGGTTACTCATTTGGTTTTGGAAGCAGCAACAttcctgattattttattttttttcccatttgttGAAATAAATTTTGCACAATCAGTTCATATACCTGTGATACTT from Tachysurus vachellii isolate PV-2020 chromosome 1, HZAU_Pvac_v1, whole genome shotgun sequence carries:
- the fkbp8 gene encoding peptidyl-prolyl cis-trans isomerase FKBP8 isoform X1; translation: MENEDGTRLKSQDSEEKRISRTTLLDSGEDFEMLEEGDDGADDDLPPLDDAGGGKTESHQANKTSTDPSHSPPQEEWLDVLGNEQLRKKVLEAGSGPDSKPRRGQIVTINLKTTLIDGSTVEDKSNISFTLGDGDVIQALDLTVQLMEIGEKALVEAGSKYAYGALGSSSTPVVPPNADLILEVHFLSAVDAPDLELLPPSERISLASRKRERGNFHYQRGDYAYAVNSYGIALQITEASSKVDISPQEEEELLDVKLKCLNNMAAAQLKLEHYEAALRSCVSVLAYQPDNVKALFRQGKVLALQGEYSDAIKSLKRALKSDPSNKTIHAELSKLVKKHSEQKGAEQAMYKKMLGNPPDIAVQKTHAKSSWSISWKWLFGATAVAIGGVALSVVIAARN
- the fkbp8 gene encoding peptidyl-prolyl cis-trans isomerase FKBP8 isoform X2 — protein: MENEDGTRLKSQDSEEKRISRTTLLDSGEDFEMLEEGDDGADDDLPPLDDAGGGKTESHQANKTSTDPSHSPPQEEWLDVLGNEQLRKKVLEAGSGPDSKPRRGQIVTINLKTTLIDGSTVEDKSNISFTLGDGDVIQALDLTVQLMEIGEKALVEAGSKYAYGALGSSTPVVPPNADLILEVHFLSAVDAPDLELLPPSERISLASRKRERGNFHYQRGDYAYAVNSYGIALQITEASSKVDISPQEEEELLDVKLKCLNNMAAAQLKLEHYEAALRSCVSVLAYQPDNVKALFRQGKVLALQGEYSDAIKSLKRALKSDPSNKTIHAELSKLVKKHSEQKGAEQAMYKKMLGNPPDIAVQKTHAKSSWSISWKWLFGATAVAIGGVALSVVIAARN